The Rhea pennata isolate bPtePen1 chromosome 5, bPtePen1.pri, whole genome shotgun sequence nucleotide sequence GGAAATGGCAGTGCACATTGAATAATGCTTTTATAGATGGTGTCAGATTAATCTTACTAGACCTGTGCTGCTCACAAGAATTCACAAGCAGCAAGAGTGTCATAGTAGACAAGCAACCCAGCAAAGATGGATTCTTAAGTTAGCACTGTGTTTAAGTCAGATGttaaagttaattttttcaAGTCCCAGAATAAGGGGAAAGCACAGCCATCTTTCCCCAAAACTTTAAATTCCAGGATATCCTTCCACATTCTGATCGGACCTTGTATTAACTGTAGCCTTGATGGATCTACTTAGGTAATGTATTTGCTGCatcaaaatacaagaaaaaatgaacaagggTGCCTGATCCCTAGCTGTCATCATAATTACAAAACATTTAATGAGCCCCCCAAAATCCACATGTAGATACCGGATTTGTGACTGGAAGGGAATTATGGGTCAAAGGACAGATTGTGCAAACCTGCTTTCTTTGTTGGATGATTATGGAAAAGAATTTCTGAGAAcggccatttttttttcttttgaagatgtTACTGTCactgcaataaaataataatttcttttactttttttccttttccatttaaCCTCAAAGGCTGTGTCAGCTtttcatattaatatttaagaaatggaaattgCATCCCGCAATTTTTCACTCCCTTCCTTCCAGGTCTCTCTGCAGCGATTAAGGACAGTAAAAATGGCTGATGAGAACTGTACCAAGGTGACACACTTCACCCTCTCAGGACTGACAGAGCACTCACACCTGAAGCCCGTCCTCTTTGCCCTCTTCCTGGGTACCTACGTGCTGACTCTGGTGGGAAACCTCAGCATCATTGTGCTGGTcagggtcagcccccagctccaCACGCCCATGTACTTTTTCCTCAGTCACTTGTCCTTCTTAGACATTTGCTACTCGTGTACCATCAGCCCCCAAATGCTGTTGGacctttcagaaaaacacaaagccaTTTCTTTTGCTGGCTGCCTCACGCAGTTTTACTTCTACGCTGTTTTTGCCACGGCTGAGATTTACCTTCTGGCTGCCATGGCGTATGACCGCTATGTGGCCATCTGCAGCCCTCTACTGTATGGAGTCGTCATGTCTCCCAGAATCTGCATGGGCCTGGTTGCCGGGTCCTACCTCGCAGGGCTGCTGAATGCCCTCATACACACCAGTGCCTTGCTCCAGCTCTCCTTCTGTGGCCCTCGGGTCATCAATAACTTCTACTGTGATGGGCCCCCCTTGTTTGTTCTCTCCTCCACAGACACGTGGCTCAATGAGGTTGTAATGTTTGTGTTTGTGGGCTTCAACATGACCATCACCAACCTGCTCATCATCACCTCCTACGCCCGCATTGC carries:
- the LOC134141417 gene encoding olfactory receptor 8D1-like — its product is MADENCTKVTHFTLSGLTEHSHLKPVLFALFLGTYVLTLVGNLSIIVLVRVSPQLHTPMYFFLSHLSFLDICYSCTISPQMLLDLSEKHKAISFAGCLTQFYFYAVFATAEIYLLAAMAYDRYVAICSPLLYGVVMSPRICMGLVAGSYLAGLLNALIHTSALLQLSFCGPRVINNFYCDGPPLFVLSSTDTWLNEVVMFVFVGFNMTITNLLIITSYARIAVTIVKMCSAEGRRKACSTCASHLAAVMMLCVSFVLMYLRPSCSSAVDEDKLASIFSAVVIPLSNPMLYSLRNREVKAALRRLLRRNIGP